Proteins encoded in a region of the Quercus lobata isolate SW786 chromosome 8, ValleyOak3.0 Primary Assembly, whole genome shotgun sequence genome:
- the LOC115957397 gene encoding mRNA-decapping enzyme subunit 2 codes for MSGIHRSSGAALKNGLPPQELLDDLCSRFVLNVPKEDLQSFERILFLVEYAHWFYEDNSVEKNPSLKSFTLKEFTSLLFNRCDVLKPYVAHLDDIFKDFTSYKVRVPVTGAIILDETYERCVLVKGWKGSSWSFPRGKKSKDEEDHACAIREVLEETGFDVSKFLNKDEYIELIFGQQRVRLYIIAGVKDDTSFAPLTKKEISEIAWQRLDELQPANDDVISRGITGLKLYMVAPFLASLKSWISTHQSPIAPKPDMPLKGMCVWKAKNSSTGNSSSSSPMIMESQSTKPEPDNPAPGKSFRNFRFDTSSILQAMETAFSA; via the exons ATGTCCGGCATCCACCGCTCCTCTGGTGCTGCACTGAAAAACGGCCTCCCTCCCCAGGAACTCCTCGACGATCTCTGCAG TCGGTTTGTTTTAAATGTACCAAAAGAAGACCTCCAGTCATTTGAGAGAATTTTGTTTCTCGTGGAGTATGCACATTGGTTCTATGAAGACAATTCAGTGGAAAAGAATCCATCGCTGAAGTCATTCACTCTGAAGGAGTTCACTTCTTTAT TATTCAACAGATGTGACGTCCTAAAACCTTATGTTGCCCATTTGGATGACATTTTTAAGGACTTCACTTCCTACAAGGTCCGAGTTCCTGTAACTGGGGCAATCATTTTGGATGAGACCTATGAACGG TGTGTGCTAGTGAAGGGTTGGAAAGGGTCAAGCTGGAGTTTTCCACGAGGCAAAAAGAGCAAAGATGAGGAAGACCACGCATGTGCCATCAGAGAA GTCCTGGAGGAAACAGGTTTTGATGTTTCTAAGTTTCTTAACAAAGATGAATACATTGAGTTGATATTTGGACAGCAGCGAGTGCGGCTCTACATAATTGCTGGTGTGAAAGATGACACTTCCTTTGCTCCACTTACCAAAAAAGAGATCAGT GAAATCGCATGGCAACGGCTTGATGAACTTCAGCCAGCAAATGACGATGTGATATCTCGTGGGATTACTGGCCTCAAGCTTTACATGGTGGCGCCCTTCTTGGC ATCTTTGAAATCATGGATTTCAACACATCAGTCCCCAATAGCTCCAAAACCTGACATGCCTCTCAAAG GAATGTGTGTCTGGAAAGCAAAGAACAGTTCGACTGGGAATAGCAGCAGCAGTAGCCCAATGATAATGGAGAGCCAGTCAACTAAACCTGAGCCTGATAACCCAGCACCTGGCAAGAGCTTCAGAAACTTTAGATTCGATACCTCATCCATCTTGCAAGCAATGGAAACTGCCTTTTCTGCTTGA